A window of the Polaribacter sp. HaHaR_3_91 genome harbors these coding sequences:
- a CDS encoding MATE family efflux transporter has product MNISQYTSEFKYNWKLAAPVMLGMLGHTFVSFIDNIMVGQMGTAELAAVSLGNSFMFIAMSIGIGFSTAITPLIAEADSSDNLKQAKATYKSGLFLCTSLGIILFAGVYFSKPLMYLMKQPKEVVELAIPYLDLVAFSLIPLVIFQAIKQFSDGLSMTKYPMYAALIANVINIVLNYLLIFGKFGFPEMGIIGAAYGTLVSRVVMVLYLWLLLRYKERSAEIVRNIKFFVLDVLTIKKIVNIGSLSAMQMLFEVAIFTAAVWLSGLLGKNPQAANQIALNLSSMTFMVATGLSVAAMVRVGNQKGLRDYKELRRIAFSIFLLGVLLAVFFALLFFIFHKSLPMIYVDLSDTTNYIDNMEVVSIASNLLIAAAFFQISDSIQVVFLGALRGMQDVKVPTILTFISYWVIGFPVSYYFGSEEMYGSFGIWLGLLAGLTTASILLFIRFNSLTLKLIKEKK; this is encoded by the coding sequence GTGAATATTTCTCAATATACATCAGAATTTAAATACAATTGGAAGCTTGCAGCACCAGTAATGTTAGGTATGCTTGGGCATACATTTGTAAGTTTTATAGATAATATAATGGTTGGTCAAATGGGAACTGCAGAATTAGCTGCGGTTTCTTTGGGGAATAGTTTTATGTTTATCGCCATGTCTATAGGTATTGGTTTTTCTACAGCTATTACACCTTTAATTGCAGAAGCAGATTCATCTGATAATCTAAAACAAGCAAAAGCTACGTATAAAAGTGGTTTGTTTTTATGTACCTCCTTAGGTATTATCTTATTTGCTGGAGTCTATTTCTCTAAGCCTTTAATGTATTTAATGAAACAACCCAAAGAAGTGGTAGAGTTGGCAATTCCGTATTTAGATTTGGTTGCTTTTTCACTAATTCCTTTAGTTATCTTTCAGGCAATTAAACAGTTTAGTGACGGTCTTTCTATGACGAAATATCCAATGTATGCGGCATTAATAGCAAATGTTATAAACATTGTTTTAAACTATTTATTAATTTTTGGGAAATTTGGTTTTCCAGAAATGGGGATTATTGGTGCAGCGTATGGTACGTTAGTTTCTAGAGTTGTAATGGTGCTTTACTTATGGTTATTACTGCGTTATAAAGAAAGGTCTGCAGAAATAGTAAGAAATATAAAATTCTTTGTTTTAGATGTTTTAACGATAAAAAAAATTGTGAATATTGGTTCTTTAAGCGCTATGCAAATGCTTTTTGAAGTTGCTATTTTTACAGCAGCAGTTTGGTTAAGTGGTTTGTTAGGGAAAAACCCACAAGCAGCAAACCAAATAGCCTTAAACTTATCTTCTATGACATTTATGGTTGCAACGGGTTTAAGTGTTGCTGCTATGGTTAGAGTAGGAAACCAAAAGGGATTACGAGATTATAAAGAATTGCGTAGAATTGCTTTTTCTATCTTTTTATTAGGAGTATTGTTAGCGGTGTTTTTTGCATTACTTTTCTTTATTTTTCATAAAAGTTTACCTATGATTTATGTAGATTTAAGTGATACTACAAATTATATAGACAATATGGAAGTTGTTTCTATTGCTTCAAATTTATTAATAGCAGCAGCTTTTTTTCAAATATCAGACAGTATACAAGTTGTTTTTTTAGGAGCTTTGCGTGGTATGCAAGATGTTAAGGTACCTACAATTCTTACTTTTATTTCTTATTGGGTTATCGGTTTTCCGGTTTCTTATTATTTCGGAAGCGAAGAAATGTATGGTAGTTTTGGTATTTGGTTAGGTTTGCTTGCAGGTTTAACAACAGCTTCTATTTTACTATTTATAAGATTTAATTCATTAACTTTAAAGTTGATAAAAGAGAAAAAATAA
- a CDS encoding outer membrane lipoprotein carrier protein LolA, with protein sequence MKKVTILFLSLFLTTITFSQNAEKAKSLLDEVSTTMGAYKNMSISFSQTLSNEDAGIMEGDEPPIRGKIALSGEKYSLNYLGNQFIFDGKKLYVINNDEKEITVTDGDMSGDDGFIYPSKLLTFYKEGYNFEMGNLKNLNGRKIQLVTLSPIDSASDIVKVELAIDAKTKHIYKLIQTGSNGSKTTFTINEFKSNQNLPSSHFSFDEAKYKKLNFSID encoded by the coding sequence ATGAAAAAAGTAACCATATTATTTTTAAGTTTATTTTTAACAACCATCACTTTTTCTCAAAATGCAGAAAAAGCAAAATCTCTTTTAGATGAAGTTTCTACAACAATGGGAGCTTATAAAAACATGTCTATTAGCTTTAGTCAAACCTTAAGCAACGAAGACGCAGGTATCATGGAAGGCGATGAGCCACCAATTAGAGGAAAAATTGCACTATCCGGAGAAAAATACAGCCTTAATTACTTAGGAAATCAATTTATTTTCGACGGAAAAAAACTGTATGTAATTAATAATGATGAAAAAGAAATTACGGTTACAGATGGTGATATGAGTGGTGATGATGGTTTTATTTACCCTTCTAAATTATTAACTTTTTACAAAGAAGGTTATAATTTTGAAATGGGAAATTTAAAAAACTTAAACGGCAGAAAAATTCAACTAGTTACCTTAAGCCCAATAGATAGCGCTTCTGATATTGTAAAAGTAGAATTGGCAATTGATGCAAAAACAAAGCACATTTATAAATTGATTCAGACAGGTTCTAACGGTTCTAAAACAACCTTTACAATTAATGAATTTAAAAGCAACCAAAACCTGCCTAGTTCGCATTTTTCATTTGATGAAGCAAAATACAAAAAGCTAAACTTCTCAATAGATTAA
- a CDS encoding S46 family peptidase yields MKKILITFIVFMVSIPSALADEGMWFLMHIERLNHRDMQKMGLQLTAEEIYSVNNQSLKDGIVQFNGGCTASIVSESGLVLTNHHCGYNAIAELSTAEQNHLKNGFWAGSKEEELKPESLYVRFFVRMDDVSKRILSLVNDKMSEKEREAIINREIAKIEKENNEGGKYTVSVRSFYEGNEFYYFVYEDYNDVRLVGTPPENVGKYGGDTDNWEWPRHTGDFSLFRVYADENGEPAEYSKANVPLKAKYHLPVNIDGVKENDFAMILGYPGRTNRWMPAQGVEQNVKFAYPAWVEGSKLSMDVMKKYMDADESVNLMYASAYAGIANYWKNRGGMITALTEHKTVEKKSKVEAKFVKWAKKKDNKEAYGKVIENINNYYSLTNEKAKQTNYLLGMLRSSKFAVLPYRIGGALKQYTAANEAERANMLPRLQALIESSYKDFYLPLEEEVFAKQLGLLASKSNYSLPELVAEVGGKNDNDFSTYIKAIFKLSMFTSKEGVEAYLQYPNEAILNSDPLLQLSNQLLDKYRENPENLVQAENDFKASFRLLVKGLRESGLSNIKYPDANSTLRLSYGKVRALPADKRKDANENNYTTFQGMIKKYKPNDSEFDLDQSMLDIYEKKDYGRYANERGQLPVNFLTDNDITGGNSGSPVVNGKGELIGLAFDGNIEAMAGDVIFDSNLQRTINVDIRYVLWLIDKYSNAKHIVDELTIISKK; encoded by the coding sequence ATGAAAAAAATACTGATTACATTTATTGTATTTATGGTCTCAATTCCTTCAGCATTGGCAGATGAGGGAATGTGGTTTTTAATGCATATTGAGCGATTAAATCATCGTGATATGCAAAAAATGGGATTACAATTAACAGCAGAAGAAATTTATAGTGTTAACAATCAAAGTTTAAAAGATGGTATCGTACAATTTAACGGAGGTTGTACAGCAAGTATTGTTTCAGAAAGCGGGTTGGTGTTAACAAATCACCATTGTGGTTACAATGCAATTGCAGAATTATCTACAGCAGAACAAAATCACTTAAAAAATGGTTTTTGGGCAGGTTCTAAAGAAGAAGAATTGAAACCAGAAAGCTTATATGTACGTTTTTTTGTAAGAATGGATGATGTTTCTAAACGTATTTTATCTCTTGTAAATGATAAAATGAGTGAAAAAGAACGTGAAGCAATCATTAATAGAGAAATTGCTAAAATTGAAAAAGAAAATAACGAAGGTGGAAAATATACCGTTTCAGTACGTTCTTTCTATGAAGGAAATGAGTTTTACTACTTTGTGTATGAAGATTATAATGATGTTCGTTTAGTAGGTACACCTCCAGAAAATGTTGGTAAATATGGTGGAGATACAGATAACTGGGAATGGCCAAGACATACGGGAGATTTTTCTTTATTTAGAGTCTATGCAGATGAAAACGGAGAACCAGCAGAATATTCTAAGGCAAATGTGCCTTTAAAAGCAAAATATCATTTACCTGTTAATATTGATGGTGTAAAAGAAAACGATTTTGCTATGATTTTAGGATATCCTGGTAGAACAAACCGTTGGATGCCTGCACAAGGAGTAGAGCAAAACGTAAAATTTGCATATCCTGCTTGGGTAGAAGGTTCTAAATTAAGTATGGATGTTATGAAAAAATACATGGATGCAGACGAGTCTGTAAATCTAATGTACGCATCTGCTTACGCTGGTATTGCCAACTATTGGAAAAATAGAGGTGGAATGATTACCGCTTTAACAGAGCATAAAACGGTTGAAAAGAAAAGTAAAGTAGAAGCGAAGTTTGTAAAATGGGCTAAGAAAAAAGATAATAAAGAAGCCTACGGAAAGGTTATTGAGAATATCAATAATTACTATAGTTTAACCAACGAGAAGGCAAAACAAACCAACTACTTATTAGGGATGTTGCGTTCTAGTAAATTTGCTGTTTTACCATACAGAATTGGTGGTGCTTTAAAGCAATATACAGCTGCAAATGAAGCAGAGCGTGCAAATATGTTACCAAGGTTACAAGCGCTTATAGAGAGTTCTTATAAAGATTTTTACTTGCCTTTAGAGGAAGAGGTTTTTGCAAAACAATTAGGTTTGTTAGCATCTAAATCTAATTACTCATTGCCAGAATTGGTTGCAGAAGTAGGTGGGAAAAACGACAATGATTTTTCTACGTATATCAAAGCTATTTTTAAGTTGAGTATGTTTACTTCTAAAGAAGGAGTGGAGGCTTATTTACAATACCCAAATGAAGCTATCTTAAATAGTGATCCTTTATTGCAATTGTCTAATCAGTTATTAGATAAATATAGAGAGAATCCAGAAAACTTGGTACAAGCAGAAAATGATTTTAAAGCATCATTTAGATTGTTGGTAAAAGGATTGCGTGAATCTGGATTGAGTAATATTAAATATCCTGATGCAAATTCTACATTAAGATTGTCTTACGGTAAAGTAAGAGCTTTGCCTGCGGATAAGAGAAAAGATGCGAATGAAAATAATTATACTACTTTTCAGGGGATGATTAAAAAATACAAACCAAACGATTCTGAGTTTGATTTAGACCAAAGCATGTTAGATATTTACGAAAAGAAAGATTACGGACGTTACGCAAATGAGCGTGGTCAGTTACCTGTAAACTTTTTAACGGATAACGATATTACTGGTGGTAACTCTGGTTCTCCTGTTGTAAACGGAAAAGGTGAATTAATTGGTTTGGCTTTTGACGGAAACATTGAAGCAATGGCTGGTGATGTTATTTTCGACTCAAACTTACAAAGAACTATTAATGTTGATATTAGATATGTACTTTGGTTGATAGATAAATACTCAAATGCAAAACATATTGTAGATGAGTTGACTATTATTAGTAAAAAATAG
- the tpx gene encoding thiol peroxidase, which yields MANITLKGNAINTIGNLPKTGTKAADFKLTAVDLSQKSLSDFAGKKVILNIFPSVDTGTCATSVREFNKKAADLENTVVLCVSKDLPFAQARFCGAEGIDNVVMLSDFADGNFGKSYELEIADGPLAHLHSRSIVIIDEKGDVAYTEQVSEIVDEPNYTAALNAI from the coding sequence ATGGCAAATATCACATTAAAAGGAAATGCAATAAATACAATAGGTAACTTACCTAAAACAGGAACTAAAGCAGCTGATTTTAAACTAACTGCAGTAGATTTATCTCAAAAAAGTTTATCAGATTTTGCTGGTAAAAAGGTAATTTTAAATATTTTTCCTAGTGTAGATACAGGTACTTGTGCTACTTCTGTTAGAGAATTTAATAAAAAAGCGGCAGATTTAGAAAATACTGTTGTTTTATGTGTTTCTAAAGATTTACCATTTGCTCAAGCTCGTTTTTGTGGTGCAGAAGGTATTGATAATGTAGTAATGTTATCTGATTTTGCTGATGGTAACTTCGGAAAATCTTACGAATTAGAAATTGCAGATGGTCCTTTAGCACATTTACACTCTAGATCTATTGTTATTATCGATGAAAAAGGAGACGTTGCGTATACAGAGCAAGTTTCTGAAATTGTTGACGAACCTAATTATACAGCTGCTTTAAACGCAATTTAA
- a CDS encoding LptF/LptG family permease, producing the protein MKILDRYILKTFLVPFIATFLIVLFVLVMQVLWQTFENIAGKGISLPFILKFLYYSTLIITPQALPIGVLLSSIMALGTLGENYEFAAAKSAGISLQRLVRPLVYLTLILSGINFLFLNNIYPYAVLKQKNLYLNIKKKQPALALVAGSFNSDLPGFQIKFDEKFDEEGKNGKEVSLLKKVLIYDLTAGKGNQKVITAERGKIISEEGSRYMTFILYDGYYYQEHAKTAKTNLQRKKMAASNATFKEYEFNIDMSSVTGDDDLSKTDHTKNFMMLSLNQLSDTIPDLKASYDEALLLKSKNLYATTVAKDLYQYPDSLKTENIDIDVLENFDLQSKINILNSATTKTERALSSIKNGQTSIKYKRKNLNFFDTEYYNRISFSLSCLILFFIGAPLGSIIRKGGFGLPMILAIAIYVTYFFSNTFGKNLAEESKVTSFLGSWSSAFIMVPIGIILTRRATRDKGIFNMDAITQPIINFFKKIFTKKEA; encoded by the coding sequence ATGAAAATTTTAGATAGATACATCTTAAAAACCTTTTTAGTTCCTTTTATAGCTACGTTTCTAATCGTGCTTTTTGTTTTGGTGATGCAAGTTTTATGGCAAACCTTCGAAAACATTGCTGGTAAAGGAATTAGCTTGCCTTTTATATTAAAATTCTTATACTACTCTACCTTAATTATTACACCACAAGCATTGCCTATTGGAGTCCTTTTATCTTCTATAATGGCATTGGGTACTTTAGGTGAAAACTACGAATTTGCAGCAGCAAAATCTGCAGGTATTTCCTTACAACGTTTGGTAAGACCCTTAGTTTATTTAACACTAATTCTTAGTGGTATTAACTTTTTATTTTTAAACAATATTTATCCTTATGCCGTTTTAAAGCAGAAGAATTTATACTTAAATATTAAAAAGAAACAACCAGCACTTGCATTAGTCGCTGGAAGTTTTAATAGTGATTTACCTGGTTTTCAAATTAAATTTGATGAAAAATTTGATGAAGAAGGTAAAAACGGAAAAGAAGTAAGTTTATTAAAAAAAGTATTAATCTACGATTTAACTGCTGGAAAAGGGAACCAAAAGGTAATTACCGCAGAAAGAGGTAAAATTATATCTGAAGAAGGAAGTCGTTATATGACTTTTATTCTATATGATGGTTATTACTATCAAGAACACGCAAAAACGGCCAAAACGAATTTACAAAGAAAAAAAATGGCGGCATCAAACGCTACCTTTAAAGAATACGAATTTAACATTGATATGTCTTCTGTTACTGGAGATGATGATTTAAGTAAAACAGATCACACTAAAAACTTTATGATGCTTAGTTTAAATCAATTAAGTGACACCATACCCGACTTAAAAGCAAGTTATGATGAAGCTTTATTGCTAAAATCTAAGAACTTATATGCAACAACAGTTGCAAAAGACTTATACCAATACCCAGATTCATTAAAAACAGAGAACATTGATATTGATGTCTTAGAAAATTTTGACTTACAATCTAAAATTAATATTCTAAACTCAGCCACTACAAAAACAGAACGCGCTTTAAGCTCTATTAAAAATGGTCAAACCTCCATTAAATACAAAAGAAAAAATCTAAATTTTTTCGATACGGAGTATTATAATAGAATTTCATTTTCGTTATCTTGTTTAATTCTCTTTTTTATTGGTGCACCCTTAGGTTCAATTATTAGAAAAGGTGGTTTTGGTTTGCCTATGATATTAGCTATTGCTATTTACGTAACCTATTTCTTTAGTAATACTTTTGGTAAAAATTTAGCAGAAGAAAGTAAGGTCACCTCCTTTTTAGGTTCTTGGTCATCTGCTTTTATTATGGTTCCAATTGGTATTATCTTAACACGAAGAGCTACACGAGACAAAGGGATTTTTAATATGGATGCCATTACGCAACCGATTATCAATTTTTTTAAAAAAATATTTACAAAAAAAGAAGCATAA
- the ribB gene encoding 3,4-dihydroxy-2-butanone-4-phosphate synthase: MTVQNTKKSTELNSISAAIEDIRNGKIIIVVDDENRENEGDFLAAAEKVTPEMINFMATHGRGLICAPLTEKRCKELDLHVMVNNNTDPMETAFTVSVDLRGKGVTTGISAGDRALTIKALVDKDTKSFDLARPGHIFPLIAKEGGVLRRTGHTEAAIDFARLAGLQPAGVIVEIMNEDGTMARLPQLLEVAKKFDIKIVSIEDLVAYRMEHDSLIEIKEDFNLQTRFGDFRLRAYQQTTNNQVHIALTKGSWSKDEAILTRVNSTLVNNDILGTLTNNADKKLDQMFQVINDEGKGAIIFVNQQNQSQNLLSRLSTLKENQKNGNIKAPEIKMDNKDFGIGAQILHDLNIRQLKLITNTQQTKRVGMIGYGLEIVDYVGY; this comes from the coding sequence ATGACTGTTCAAAACACTAAAAAAAGTACAGAGTTAAATTCAATTTCAGCAGCAATTGAAGACATAAGAAACGGTAAAATTATTATTGTTGTAGATGATGAAAACAGAGAAAATGAAGGAGATTTTTTAGCTGCAGCAGAAAAAGTGACGCCTGAAATGATTAATTTCATGGCAACACATGGTAGAGGATTAATATGTGCACCTTTAACAGAAAAACGTTGTAAAGAACTAGACTTACACGTTATGGTGAATAACAATACAGACCCAATGGAAACGGCTTTTACGGTTTCTGTAGACTTACGTGGTAAAGGAGTTACAACTGGTATTTCTGCCGGGGATAGAGCTTTAACTATAAAAGCATTAGTAGATAAAGACACTAAATCTTTTGATTTAGCAAGACCTGGTCATATTTTTCCATTAATTGCTAAAGAAGGTGGTGTTTTAAGAAGAACAGGACATACAGAAGCTGCTATAGATTTTGCTCGTTTAGCAGGTTTACAGCCAGCGGGTGTTATTGTAGAAATCATGAACGAGGATGGTACCATGGCTCGTTTACCTCAATTGTTAGAAGTTGCTAAAAAGTTTGATATTAAAATTGTTTCTATAGAAGATTTAGTGGCTTATAGAATGGAGCATGATTCTTTAATTGAAATAAAAGAAGATTTTAATTTACAGACTAGATTTGGAGATTTTAGATTAAGAGCATATCAACAAACTACCAATAACCAAGTTCATATTGCCTTAACAAAAGGTTCTTGGTCTAAAGACGAAGCTATTTTAACTAGAGTAAATTCTACTTTAGTAAATAATGATATTTTAGGAACCTTAACCAATAATGCAGATAAGAAACTAGACCAAATGTTTCAGGTGATTAATGATGAAGGAAAAGGGGCTATTATATTTGTAAACCAACAAAATCAATCTCAAAACTTATTGAGTAGATTGTCTACTTTAAAAGAGAATCAAAAAAACGGAAATATCAAAGCTCCAGAAATTAAAATGGACAACAAAGATTTCGGAATTGGTGCTCAAATTTTACATGATTTAAACATTCGTCAATTAAAATTAATTACAAATACACAACAAACTAAACGTGTTGGTATGATTGGTTATGGTTTAGAGATTGTAGATTATGTAGGATACTAA
- a CDS encoding diacylglycerol kinase family protein, with protein MKNPNDSFIRGRLRSFKFALRGMWLLMTTEDSIKAQLFVAVLATILGFYFNISNIEWMFQFIVIGLVLVAEALNTAIEKVADFVHPDYHEKIGFIKDIAAGAPSFAAFTSLIIAGFIYIPKITILF; from the coding sequence ATGAAGAATCCTAATGATAGCTTTATAAGAGGAAGACTTCGTAGTTTTAAGTTTGCCTTAAGAGGTATGTGGCTTTTAATGACTACAGAAGACAGCATAAAAGCACAACTTTTTGTTGCTGTACTTGCTACTATTTTAGGTTTTTATTTTAATATTTCTAATATAGAATGGATGTTTCAGTTTATCGTTATCGGCCTCGTTTTAGTGGCAGAAGCTTTAAACACTGCCATAGAAAAAGTGGCAGATTTTGTACACCCAGATTATCACGAGAAAATAGGTTTTATTAAAGATATAGCTGCAGGCGCACCAAGCTTTGCAGCTTTTACTTCATTAATTATTGCAGGTTTTATATACATCCCTAAAATAACGATCTTATTTTAG
- a CDS encoding fasciclin domain-containing protein: MKTLNFFKVTVLMLSLVISQNFSAQEKTKMVGGAEMYPSKNIVENAVNSKDHTTLVAAVKAAGLVDVLTSEGPFTVFAPTNKAFDMLPEGTVSTLLKAENKAKLQTILKYHVVAGNWSAKEIVALIKKGNGKAAIKTVSGGTITAWMKGKNVYISDENGGKAKVTIADVNQSNGVIHVIDAVLLPKPAM, from the coding sequence ATGAAAACCTTAAATTTTTTTAAAGTAACAGTTTTAATGCTTAGTTTAGTAATTAGTCAAAATTTTAGTGCACAAGAAAAAACAAAAATGGTGGGTGGAGCAGAAATGTATCCTTCTAAAAATATTGTAGAAAATGCCGTAAATTCTAAAGACCATACTACATTAGTGGCAGCTGTAAAAGCAGCAGGTTTAGTAGATGTATTAACTAGTGAAGGACCTTTTACTGTTTTTGCACCTACAAATAAAGCGTTTGATATGTTGCCAGAAGGTACTGTAAGTACTTTGTTAAAGGCAGAAAATAAAGCGAAATTACAAACAATTTTAAAATACCATGTTGTTGCAGGTAATTGGAGTGCTAAAGAAATTGTAGCCTTAATTAAAAAAGGAAACGGTAAAGCTGCTATTAAAACAGTAAGCGGAGGAACCATTACTGCTTGGATGAAAGGAAAAAACGTTTATATTTCTGATGAAAACGGAGGGAAAGCTAAAGTTACTATTGCAGATGTAAACCAATCTAACGGAGTAATACATGTAATTGATGCTGTTTTATTGCCAAAACCAGCAATGTAA
- a CDS encoding DNA translocase FtsK: MAKRRTSSKKPLNSSEQKPSIFAYFKTRQAKTILGSFLILFSIFLCIAFISFFFNWQEDQSILKEFADKTVRSKNLLGKIGANLSNFFIYSGVGIAAFIVAFQILLTGWYILFKKKFSSLIISWNWSLLVMIWISITLGFAYDKYALLSGIIGYEINEFLQAFIGKTGLVILLTFFFIAYLVLRYKVTFDKYIETLKIKREEREARKAEEAVFNETTQETVTSVKTVEKTETVPLKNDQKEKSVVELSLEKKQPTISKYSDVSSKKEEISLNTEKSTGPVLKTEIAKEEEKEVEIDVEIDVAIGRDEEHSTENLSNQLVKDFGEFDPTLELGNFKFPTFNLLKQYNESISIDPEELEANKDRIVDTLKNYKIGIAEIKATVGPTITLYEIVPEAGIRISKIKNLEDDIALSLSALGIRIIAPIPGKGTIGIEVPNKKSTIVSMHSVISSKKFQESTMELPIALGKTISNETFVVDLAKMPHLLMAGATGQGKSVGLNAVLTSLLYKKHPAEVKFILVDPKKVELTLFNKIERHYLAKLPDVEEAIITDTTKVVHTLNSLCIEMDNRYDLLKAAMVRNIKEYNAKFKQRKLNPNDGHQFLPYIVLVIDEFADLIMTAGKEVETPIARLAQLARAIGIHLIVATQRPSVNVITGIIKANFPARIAFRVTSKIDSRTILDAGGADQLIGRGDLLYTAGNNLSRIQCAFVDTPEVEKITDFIGSQKAYAEAYQLPEYVDDESGTSLDIDISDRDKLFKDAAEIIVTAQQGSASLLQRKLKLGYNRAGRLIDQLEAAGIVGGFEGSKARQVLVPDFIALEQLLENEKNQ; this comes from the coding sequence ATGGCTAAGAGAAGAACAAGTTCAAAAAAACCCTTAAATTCTTCGGAACAAAAACCGAGTATTTTTGCATATTTTAAAACAAGACAAGCAAAGACAATTTTAGGATCTTTCTTAATTTTATTTTCAATTTTCCTCTGTATTGCTTTTATTTCTTTTTTCTTTAATTGGCAAGAAGATCAAAGCATACTTAAAGAATTTGCAGATAAAACAGTTAGAAGTAAAAATTTACTTGGAAAAATTGGCGCTAATTTAAGTAACTTTTTCATCTATTCTGGGGTTGGAATAGCAGCTTTTATAGTCGCATTTCAGATACTTTTAACAGGTTGGTATATCCTTTTTAAAAAGAAATTCTCTTCATTAATAATTTCTTGGAACTGGTCTCTTTTGGTGATGATATGGATTTCTATAACGTTAGGTTTTGCATATGACAAGTACGCATTGTTATCTGGTATTATCGGTTATGAAATTAATGAGTTTTTACAAGCATTTATAGGTAAAACTGGTTTGGTCATTCTTTTAACCTTCTTTTTTATTGCTTATTTAGTTTTACGTTATAAAGTTACTTTTGATAAGTACATAGAAACCTTAAAAATAAAGCGAGAAGAAAGAGAAGCCAGAAAAGCAGAAGAAGCCGTTTTTAATGAAACAACACAAGAAACCGTTACATCTGTAAAAACTGTAGAAAAAACAGAAACGGTACCTTTAAAAAATGATCAGAAAGAAAAATCTGTTGTAGAATTATCTTTAGAAAAAAAACAACCAACAATTTCTAAATATTCTGATGTATCGTCTAAAAAAGAAGAAATTTCTTTAAACACGGAAAAAAGTACAGGACCTGTATTAAAAACTGAAATAGCGAAAGAAGAAGAAAAAGAGGTAGAAATAGATGTAGAGATTGATGTTGCTATTGGAAGAGATGAAGAGCATTCTACAGAAAATTTATCCAATCAATTGGTAAAAGATTTTGGTGAGTTTGACCCTACCCTAGAATTAGGAAATTTCAAATTCCCAACCTTCAACCTTTTAAAACAATACAATGAATCTATTTCTATAGATCCAGAAGAATTAGAAGCTAACAAAGATAGAATTGTAGATACTTTAAAAAACTACAAAATAGGTATTGCAGAAATTAAAGCTACTGTAGGACCAACTATTACCTTATATGAAATTGTACCTGAGGCAGGAATTAGAATTTCTAAAATTAAAAATTTAGAAGATGATATTGCACTGTCTTTATCTGCCTTAGGAATTAGAATTATTGCTCCTATCCCTGGTAAAGGAACCATTGGTATAGAAGTACCTAATAAAAAATCGACCATTGTTTCTATGCATTCTGTAATTTCATCAAAGAAATTTCAAGAATCTACTATGGAATTACCTATTGCTTTAGGTAAAACCATTTCTAATGAAACTTTTGTGGTAGATTTAGCTAAAATGCCTCACTTATTAATGGCAGGTGCAACGGGTCAAGGAAAGTCTGTTGGATTAAATGCAGTATTAACATCACTTTTATATAAAAAACATCCTGCAGAAGTAAAGTTTATTTTAGTAGATCCAAAGAAAGTAGAACTTACTTTGTTTAATAAAATAGAACGTCATTATTTAGCAAAATTACCAGATGTAGAAGAAGCTATTATTACAGATACGACTAAAGTGGTACATACCTTAAATTCGCTTTGTATAGAGATGGATAATCGTTACGATTTGTTGAAAGCTGCTATGGTTCGTAATATTAAAGAATACAATGCTAAATTTAAACAACGTAAATTAAATCCTAATGACGGACATCAATTTTTACCATACATTGTTTTGGTTATTGATGAGTTTGCCGATTTAATTATGACGGCTGGTAAAGAAGTAGAAACTCCTATTGCACGTTTGGCACAACTTGCTAGAGCAATTGGTATTCATTTAATTGTAGCAACACAAAGACCTTCTGTAAACGTAATTACAGGTATTATTAAGGCAAATTTTCCTGCAAGAATTGCATTTAGAGTAACCTCTAAAATAGATTCTAGAACAATTTTAGATGCTGGTGGAGCAGATCAATTAATTGGTCGTGGAGATTTACTATATACAGCAGGAAACAATCTTAGTAGAATACAATGTGCCTTTGTAGACACACCAGAAGTTGAAAAAATTACAGATTTTATTGGTTCTCAAAAAGCCTATGCAGAAGCGTATCAATTACCAGAGTACGTAGATGATGAAAGTGGCACGAGTCTTGATATAGATATTTCCGATAGAGACAAACTCTTTAAAGATGCCGCAGAAATTATTGTTACGGCCCAACAAGGATCTGCTTCTCTATTACAAAGGAAATTAAAATTAGGGTATAATAGAGCTGGTAGATTAATAGATCAGTTAGAAGCTGCCGGTATTGTAGGTGGTTTTGAAGGAAGTAAAGCAAGACAAGTGTTAGTTCCAGATTTTATAGCCTTAGAGCAATTATTAGAAAACGAAAAGAACCAATAG